One Malus sylvestris chromosome 14, drMalSylv7.2, whole genome shotgun sequence DNA segment encodes these proteins:
- the LOC126598372 gene encoding HVA22-like protein i, which yields MLGRLLTRIFIVFLGYAYPAFECYKTVEKNRVEIQELRLWCQYWIIVAMLTVLERVGDVFISWSPMYDEGKVALFIYLWCSKTKETFFVYKTFLRPYVTKYETDIDRKVLEMRARAWDLTVLYWQNFAEYGHAVFLQALRYMTAN from the exons ATGTTGGGAAGATTGCTAACCAGAATTTTTAT AGTGTTTCTTGGGTATGCATACCCAGCATTTGAGTGCTACAAAACAGTGGAGAAGAACAGAGTTGAGATTCAAGAACTCCGGCTTTGGTGTCAATACTG GATAATTGTGGCAATGCTCACAGTTCTTGAGAGGGTTGGAGATGTATTCATCTCATG GTCGCCCATGTATGATGAAGGGAAGGTGGCCCTTTTTATATACCTATGGTGTTCAAAGACCAAG GAAACTTTCTTTGTGTACAAGACCTTCCTGAGGCCATATGTAACAAAGTATGAGACAGACATAGACAGGAAGGTGCTGGAGATGAGAGCAAGAGCCTGGGATTTGACGGTACTCTACTGGCAGAACTTCGCCGAATATGGCCACGCTGTTTTTCTCCAGGCCCTTCGGTACATGACTGCTAACTAA